The following are encoded in a window of Lagenorhynchus albirostris chromosome 3, mLagAlb1.1, whole genome shotgun sequence genomic DNA:
- the LOC132518538 gene encoding glycine cleavage system H protein, mitochondrial-like, with protein sequence MALRVARSVRAAVCSLHAISAPNVPCPPRPWGLRAHTIRAQHTGLALLSGHKFTDTHEWLTTENGVGTVGISNFAQEALGDVVYCSLAEVGTKLNKQEEFGALETVKADSELYSPLSGEVTEINEVLAENPGLVNKSCYEDGWQIKMTLRPR encoded by the coding sequence ATGGCTCTGCGAGTGGCGCGGAGCGTGCGGGCCGCAGTCTGCAGCCTGCATGCCATCTCTGCGCCCAACGTGCCCTGCCCACCGCGGCCCTGGGGACTGCGAGCGCACACCATCAGGGCACAGCACACTGGACTGGCTCTGCTGTCGGGTCATAAATTCACAGACACACATGAATGGTTAACAACAGAAAATGGTGTTGGAACAGTGGGAATCAGCAATTTTGCACAGGAAGCTTTGGGAGATGTTGTTTACTGTAGTCTGGCTGAAGTTGGGACAAAATTGAACAAACAAGAGGAATTTGGTGCTTTGGAAACTGTGAAAGCTGATAGTGAACTCTATTCTCCTCTATCAGGAGAAGTAACTGAAATTAATGAAGTTCTAGCAGAAAATCCAGGACTTGTCAACAAATCTTGTTATGAGGATGGTTGGCAGATCAAGATGACACTCAGACCTAGATGA